The following proteins come from a genomic window of Eubalaena glacialis isolate mEubGla1 chromosome X, mEubGla1.1.hap2.+ XY, whole genome shotgun sequence:
- the LOC133082507 gene encoding small ribosomal subunit protein eS19-like, with the protein MPGVTVKDVNQREFVRALAAFLKKSGKLQVPAWVDTVKLAKHKELAPYDENWFYTRAACPARHLYLRGGAGVGSMTKIYGGHQRNGVTPSHFSRGSKSVARRVLQALEGLKMVEKDQDGGHKLTPQGQRDLDRIAGQGAAANKQH; encoded by the coding sequence ATGCCTGGAGTTACGGTAAAAGACGTGAACCAGCGGGAGTTCGTCAGAGCTCTGGCAGCCTTCCTCAAAAAGTCCGGGAAGCTGCAAGTCCCTGCATGGGTGGACACTGTCAAGCTGGCCAAGCACAAAGAGCTCGCTCCCTACGATGAGAACTGGTTCTACACACGAGCTGCCTGCCCAGCACGGCACCTGTACCTCCGGGGCGGCGCTGGGGTTGGTTCCATGACCAAGATCTATGGGGGGCATCAGAGAAATGGAGTCACGCCCAGCCACTTCAGCAGAGGCTCCAAGAGCGTGGCCCGTCGGGTCCTCCAAGCCCTGGAGGGGCTGAAAATGGTGGAAAAGGACCAAGATGGGGGCCACAAACTAACACCTCAGGGACAGAGAGATCTGGACAGAATCGCTGGACAGGGGGCAGCTGCCAACAAGCagcattag